The following proteins come from a genomic window of Mycolicibacterium rufum:
- the guaA gene encoding glutamine-hydrolyzing GMP synthase codes for MDSAAPRPVLVVDFGAQYAQLIARRVREARVFSEVIPHTASVDEIKARNPRAVVLSGGPASVYSDGAPQLDPALFDLDVPVFGICYGFQAMAQALGGTVAHTGTSEFGRTELKVVGGELHTDLPETQPVWMSHGDAVTEAPTGFEVVATSSGAPVAAFENRSRRLAGVQYHPEVMHSPHGQQVLSRFLHEFAGIDAAWTPANIADALVDQVRTQIGDGRAICGLSGGVDSAVAAALVQRAIGDRLTCVFVDHGLLRAGERAQVQRDFVAATGANLVTVDVADRFLEALSGVTNPEGKRKIIGREFIRAFEGAVRDALGAAEGDVEFLVQGTLYPDVVESGGGAGTANIKSHHNVGGLPGDLKFRLVEPLRLLFKDEVRAVGRELGLPEEIVARQPFPGPGLGIRIVGEVTADRLDTLRRADAIAREELTAAGLDHQIWQCPVVLLADVRSVGVQGDGRTYGHPIVLRPVSSEDAMTADWTRVPYDVLERISTRITNEVREVNRVVLDITSKPPGTIEWE; via the coding sequence GTGGATTCTGCTGCTCCCCGCCCGGTACTGGTGGTCGACTTCGGCGCCCAGTACGCCCAGCTGATCGCGCGTCGGGTGCGCGAGGCGCGGGTGTTCTCCGAGGTCATCCCGCACACCGCCAGCGTCGACGAGATCAAGGCGCGCAACCCGCGCGCCGTGGTGCTCTCCGGTGGGCCGGCCAGCGTGTACAGCGACGGCGCGCCGCAGCTCGATCCCGCGCTGTTCGATCTGGACGTCCCGGTGTTCGGCATCTGCTACGGCTTCCAGGCGATGGCCCAGGCGCTCGGCGGCACCGTCGCGCACACCGGCACCAGTGAATTCGGCCGTACTGAGCTGAAAGTCGTTGGTGGCGAACTGCATACCGACCTGCCCGAGACGCAGCCGGTGTGGATGAGCCACGGCGACGCGGTCACCGAGGCGCCCACCGGGTTCGAGGTGGTGGCCACCAGTTCCGGCGCCCCGGTGGCGGCGTTCGAGAACCGGTCCCGGCGGCTGGCCGGTGTCCAGTACCACCCCGAGGTCATGCACAGCCCGCACGGTCAGCAGGTGCTCAGCCGCTTCCTGCACGAGTTCGCCGGGATCGACGCGGCCTGGACGCCCGCCAACATCGCCGACGCGCTCGTCGACCAGGTGCGCACCCAGATCGGCGACGGCCGGGCGATCTGCGGGTTGTCCGGCGGCGTGGACTCCGCGGTCGCGGCGGCACTGGTGCAGCGCGCCATCGGCGACCGCCTGACGTGCGTGTTCGTCGACCACGGTCTGCTGCGGGCCGGCGAGCGCGCCCAGGTGCAACGCGATTTCGTCGCCGCCACCGGAGCTAATCTGGTGACCGTCGACGTGGCCGACCGCTTCCTGGAGGCGCTGTCCGGGGTCACCAACCCCGAGGGCAAGCGCAAGATCATCGGCCGCGAGTTCATCCGGGCGTTCGAAGGCGCGGTGCGTGATGCGTTGGGGGCGGCCGAAGGAGACGTGGAGTTCCTGGTGCAGGGCACGCTCTATCCCGACGTGGTCGAATCCGGGGGCGGCGCAGGCACGGCCAACATCAAGAGCCACCACAACGTCGGGGGACTGCCCGGCGATCTGAAGTTCCGGCTCGTCGAGCCGCTGCGGCTGCTGTTCAAGGACGAGGTGCGCGCGGTGGGCCGCGAACTCGGCTTGCCGGAGGAGATCGTTGCGCGCCAACCGTTCCCGGGCCCGGGGCTGGGCATCCGGATCGTCGGCGAGGTCACCGCGGACCGGCTCGACACGCTGCGCCGTGCCGACGCGATCGCCCGCGAGGAGCTCACCGCGGCCGGTCTGGACCACCAGATCTGGCAGTGCCCGGTGGTGCTGCTGGCCGACGTGCGGTCGGTGGGCGTGCAGGGCGACGGCCGCACCTACGGGCACCCGATCGTGCTGCGCCCCGTCTCCAGCGAGGACGCGATGACGGCCGACTGGACGCGGGTGCCCTACGACGTGCTCGAACGGATCTCGACGCGCATCACCAACGAGGTGCGCGAGGTGAACCGCGTCGTGCTCGACATCACCAGCAAGCCGCCCGGCACCATCGAATGGGAGTAG
- a CDS encoding GMC family oxidoreductase: protein METDYDVVIIGSGFGGSVSALRLTEKGYRVLVLEAGKRYADPDFAKTSWNLRRFLWAPRFGMFGIQRIHLLNNVMILAGAGVGGGSLNYANTLYVPREPFFNDPQWRDITDWRAELLPHYDQAQRMLGVVTNPTVTDADRIMQEVAEDMGCRDTWVPTPVGVFFGPDNEKTPGKTVPDPYFGGAGPERTGCIECGSCMTGCRFGAKNTLVKNYLGLAERAGATVRPMTTVTDFSPRADGTWEIRTVRTGSWVRRTRRTFTAKQVVLAAGTYGTQRLLFKMRDTGRLPKLSDRLGMLTRTNSESIVGAGRLRVTDDLNLTHGVAITSSIHPTSDTHVEPCRYGKGSNAMGLLQTLMTDGAGPEGTDVPRWRQLLHSAREDPKGTLRLLNPRRWSERTMIALVMQNLDNSITTFTKRTRFGFHRYLSKQGHGEPNPSWIPVGNEVTRRIAKKIDGVAGGTWGELFNIPLTAHFLGGAVIGENPEHGVIDPYHRVYNYPTLSVVDGAAISANLGVNPSLSITAQAERAASLWPNKGEEDLRPAQGQPYRRLDPIEPARPVVPAGAPAALDWGVSAETVNRRDPTTAEAQGA, encoded by the coding sequence ATGGAGACTGACTACGACGTCGTCATCATCGGTTCCGGCTTCGGCGGCAGCGTCAGCGCGCTGCGCCTCACCGAGAAGGGCTACCGGGTCCTCGTACTCGAGGCCGGCAAGCGCTACGCCGACCCCGACTTCGCCAAGACCTCGTGGAATCTGCGCCGGTTCCTCTGGGCGCCGCGCTTCGGCATGTTCGGCATCCAGCGCATCCACCTGTTGAACAACGTCATGATCCTGGCCGGCGCCGGGGTGGGCGGTGGCTCGCTGAACTACGCGAACACGCTCTACGTGCCGAGAGAGCCGTTCTTCAACGATCCGCAATGGCGCGACATCACCGACTGGCGCGCTGAACTGCTGCCGCACTACGACCAGGCGCAGCGGATGCTCGGGGTGGTCACCAACCCGACGGTCACCGACGCCGACCGCATCATGCAGGAGGTCGCCGAGGACATGGGCTGCCGGGACACCTGGGTGCCGACGCCGGTGGGGGTGTTCTTCGGCCCCGACAACGAGAAGACGCCCGGCAAGACCGTTCCCGACCCGTACTTCGGCGGCGCCGGTCCGGAGCGCACGGGGTGCATCGAGTGCGGCTCCTGCATGACGGGTTGCCGCTTCGGCGCCAAGAACACCCTGGTGAAGAACTACCTCGGGCTGGCGGAGCGGGCCGGCGCGACCGTGCGCCCGATGACCACGGTCACCGATTTCTCCCCGCGAGCCGACGGCACGTGGGAGATCCGCACCGTGCGGACCGGCAGCTGGGTGCGCCGCACCCGTCGCACCTTCACCGCGAAGCAGGTGGTGCTCGCGGCGGGCACCTACGGCACGCAGCGGCTGCTGTTCAAGATGCGCGACACCGGCCGGCTGCCGAAGCTGTCCGACCGGCTCGGCATGCTCACGCGCACCAACTCCGAGTCGATCGTCGGGGCGGGACGGTTGCGTGTCACCGACGACTTGAATCTCACCCACGGCGTGGCGATCACCTCGTCGATCCATCCGACCTCCGACACCCATGTCGAGCCGTGCCGCTACGGCAAGGGCTCGAACGCGATGGGGCTGCTGCAGACGCTGATGACCGACGGCGCCGGGCCCGAGGGCACCGACGTGCCGCGCTGGCGGCAGCTGCTGCACAGCGCCCGCGAGGATCCGAAGGGGACATTGCGCCTGCTCAATCCGCGGCGCTGGAGCGAGCGCACGATGATCGCGCTCGTCATGCAGAACCTGGACAACTCGATCACGACGTTCACCAAGCGCACCCGGTTCGGCTTCCACCGCTATCTGAGCAAGCAGGGTCACGGCGAACCCAACCCGTCGTGGATCCCGGTGGGTAACGAGGTCACCCGCCGCATCGCGAAGAAGATCGACGGCGTGGCGGGCGGAACCTGGGGTGAACTGTTCAACATCCCGCTCACCGCTCACTTCCTCGGCGGCGCGGTCATCGGCGAGAACCCCGAGCACGGCGTCATCGATCCGTACCACCGGGTGTACAACTACCCGACGCTGTCGGTCGTCGACGGCGCCGCGATATCGGCGAATCTCGGTGTGAATCCGTCGCTTTCGATCACCGCCCAGGCCGAGCGGGCCGCGTCGCTGTGGCCGAACAAGGGCGAGGAGGATCTGCGTCCGGCCCAGGGTCAGCCGTACCGGCGGCTCGATCCCATCGAGCCTGCGCGTCCGGTGGTGCCCGCGGGTGCGCCCGCGGCGCTGGACTGGGGCGTCAGCGCGGAAACGGTCAACCGGCGGGACCCCACCACCGCCGAGGCTCAGGGCGCCTGA
- a CDS encoding GuaB3 family IMP dehydrogenase-related protein: MVEIGMGRTARRTYELGDINIVPSRRTRSSQDVSTAWQLDAYRFEIPVLAHPTDALVSPEFAIELGRLGGLGILNGEGLIGRHADVDARIAEVLEAASKEPDPSASIRLLQQLHSAPLDPELLGAAVARIREAGVTTAVRVSPQNAQALTPTLVAAGIDLLVIQGTIISAERVAQDREPLNLKTFISELDVPVVAGGVLDHRTALHLMRTGAAGVIVGYGSTTGVTTSDEVLGISVPMATAIADAAAARREYLDETGGRYVHVLADGDIHTSGDLAKAIACGADAVVLGTPLASAAEALGGGWFWPAAAAHPSLPRGALLQVAAGERPALEQVLTGPSDDPFGALNLVGGLRRSMAKAGYCDLKEFQKVGLTVGS, translated from the coding sequence ATGGTCGAGATCGGCATGGGCCGAACGGCGCGCCGAACCTACGAACTCGGGGACATCAACATCGTGCCGTCACGGCGCACCCGGTCGTCCCAGGACGTCTCGACGGCGTGGCAGCTCGATGCCTACCGCTTCGAGATCCCCGTGCTGGCCCATCCGACCGATGCGCTGGTCTCGCCGGAGTTCGCCATCGAGCTGGGACGCCTCGGCGGACTCGGAATCCTCAACGGCGAGGGGCTGATCGGGCGTCACGCGGACGTCGATGCCCGCATCGCCGAGGTGCTCGAGGCGGCGTCGAAGGAGCCCGATCCGTCGGCCTCGATTCGGTTGCTGCAGCAATTGCATTCTGCGCCTTTGGATCCCGAGCTGCTGGGGGCCGCGGTTGCGCGCATCCGCGAAGCCGGGGTCACCACCGCGGTGCGCGTCTCGCCGCAGAACGCGCAGGCGTTGACGCCGACGTTGGTGGCGGCAGGGATCGACCTGCTGGTCATCCAGGGCACCATCATCTCGGCCGAGCGGGTCGCGCAGGACCGGGAGCCGCTGAACCTCAAGACGTTCATCTCCGAACTCGACGTGCCCGTGGTGGCCGGCGGCGTGCTCGACCACCGCACCGCGCTGCACCTGATGCGCACCGGCGCCGCGGGCGTGATCGTCGGGTACGGCTCGACCACCGGGGTGACGACGTCGGATGAGGTGCTCGGCATCAGCGTGCCGATGGCCACCGCGATCGCCGACGCCGCCGCCGCGCGCCGGGAGTACCTGGACGAGACCGGCGGCCGGTACGTGCACGTGCTGGCCGACGGCGACATCCACACCTCCGGCGATCTGGCCAAGGCCATCGCGTGCGGCGCGGACGCGGTGGTGCTGGGCACGCCGCTGGCCTCGGCCGCCGAAGCGCTCGGAGGCGGCTGGTTCTGGCCGGCCGCGGCGGCGCACCCGTCGCTGCCGCGCGGCGCGCTGCTTCAGGTGGCCGCCGGGGAACGCCCGGCGCTGGAGCAGGTGCTGACCGGGCCGTCCGACGACCCGTTCGGTGCGCTGAACCTGGTCGGCGGCCTGCGCCGGTCGATGGCGAAGGCGGGCTACTGCGATCTGAAGGAATTCCAGAAGGTCGGCCTCACGGTCGGCAGTTAG
- the guaB gene encoding IMP dehydrogenase — MSIAESSIPLAVPVPTGGDDPTKVAMLGLTFDDVLLLPAASDVIPATADTSSQLTRKIRLKVPLVSSAMDTVTESRMAIAMARAGGMGVLHRNLPVAEQAGAVETVKRSEAGMVTDPVTCSPDNTLAEVDAMCARFRISGLPVVDAQGALVGIITNRDMRFEVDQSKAVAEVMTKAPLITAQEGVSAEAALGLLRRNKIEKLPIVDGHGKLTGLITVKDFVKTEQFPLATKDSDGRLLVGAAVGVGDDAWARAMTLTDAGVDVLIVDTAHAHNRGVLEMVHRLKVTVGDRVEVVGGNVATRAAAAALVDAGADAVKVGVGPGSICTTRVVAGVGAPQITAILEAVAACAPHGVPVIADGGLQYSGDIAKALAAGASTAMLGSLLAGTAESPGELIFVNGKQFKSYRGMGSLGAMQGRGAGGNLRGSYSKDRYFQDDVLSEDKLVPEGIEGRVPFRGPLSQVIHQLVGGLRAAMGYTGSATIEQLQQAQFVQITAAGLKESHPHDITMTVEAPNYTTR, encoded by the coding sequence ATGTCGATCGCCGAGAGCAGCATTCCCCTGGCCGTGCCGGTGCCCACCGGCGGCGATGACCCGACCAAGGTGGCGATGCTCGGCCTCACGTTCGACGACGTCCTGCTGCTGCCCGCGGCCTCCGATGTGATCCCCGCCACGGCCGACACCTCGAGCCAGCTGACCCGCAAGATCCGGCTGAAGGTGCCGTTGGTCAGTTCCGCGATGGACACGGTCACCGAATCGCGGATGGCGATCGCGATGGCCCGTGCCGGCGGCATGGGCGTGCTGCACCGCAACCTTCCCGTCGCCGAGCAGGCCGGCGCGGTCGAGACCGTCAAGCGGTCCGAGGCCGGCATGGTGACCGACCCGGTGACCTGCTCGCCGGACAACACGCTGGCCGAGGTCGACGCGATGTGCGCCCGGTTCCGCATCTCCGGCCTTCCGGTGGTCGACGCCCAGGGCGCGCTGGTCGGCATCATCACCAACCGCGACATGCGCTTCGAGGTCGACCAGTCCAAAGCCGTGGCGGAGGTGATGACCAAGGCGCCGCTGATCACCGCGCAGGAGGGCGTGTCCGCGGAGGCGGCGCTGGGCCTGTTGCGGCGCAACAAGATCGAGAAGCTCCCGATCGTCGACGGGCACGGCAAGCTGACCGGACTCATCACGGTCAAGGACTTCGTCAAGACCGAGCAGTTCCCGTTGGCCACCAAGGACAGCGACGGGCGGCTGCTCGTCGGCGCCGCCGTCGGCGTCGGTGACGACGCGTGGGCGCGCGCGATGACGCTGACCGACGCCGGGGTCGACGTGCTGATCGTCGACACCGCCCACGCCCACAACCGCGGCGTGCTCGAGATGGTGCACCGGCTCAAGGTCACCGTCGGGGATCGGGTCGAGGTGGTCGGCGGCAACGTGGCCACCCGCGCCGCTGCCGCGGCGCTGGTCGATGCGGGCGCCGACGCGGTCAAGGTCGGCGTCGGGCCCGGCTCGATCTGCACCACCCGCGTGGTGGCCGGCGTCGGGGCTCCGCAGATCACCGCGATCCTGGAGGCCGTGGCGGCGTGCGCGCCGCACGGCGTGCCGGTGATCGCCGACGGCGGGCTGCAGTACTCCGGCGACATCGCCAAGGCGCTGGCGGCGGGCGCGTCGACCGCGATGCTGGGCTCGCTGCTGGCCGGCACCGCCGAGTCGCCCGGCGAACTGATCTTCGTCAACGGCAAGCAGTTCAAGAGCTACCGGGGCATGGGGTCCCTGGGGGCGATGCAGGGCCGGGGCGCGGGCGGAAACCTGCGCGGCAGCTACTCGAAAGACCGTTATTTCCAGGACGATGTGCTCTCCGAAGACAAGCTGGTGCCCGAGGGCATCGAGGGGCGGGTGCCGTTCCGCGGTCCGCTCTCGCAGGTGATCCATCAGCTCGTCGGCGGGCTGCGGGCGGCGATGGGCTACACCGGCTCGGCCACCATCGAGCAGCTGCAGCAGGCGCAGTTCGTGCAGATCACCGCGGCCGGTCTCAAGGAGAGCCATCCCCACGACATCACGATGACGGTGGAAGCCCCCAACTACACCACCCGCTAG
- a CDS encoding DUF5319 domain-containing protein → MRDHLPPGLPPDPFADDPSDPSAALDALEPGQPLDPQERTAVEADLADLAVYEALLAHKGIRGLVVCCDECQQDHYHDWDMLRANLLQLLVDGTVRPHEPAYDPEPDSYVTWDYCRGYADASLNEAASESDGYR, encoded by the coding sequence GTGCGAGACCACCTGCCGCCAGGATTGCCGCCTGACCCGTTCGCCGACGACCCGAGTGATCCGTCGGCGGCGCTCGACGCGCTCGAGCCGGGTCAGCCGTTGGATCCGCAGGAACGCACCGCCGTGGAGGCCGATCTGGCCGACCTGGCTGTTTACGAAGCGCTGTTGGCGCACAAGGGAATTCGCGGTTTGGTCGTCTGTTGCGACGAGTGCCAGCAGGATCACTACCACGACTGGGACATGCTGCGTGCCAACCTGCTGCAGCTGTTGGTCGACGGGACCGTCCGTCCGCACGAGCCGGCCTACGATCCCGAGCCCGACTCCTATGTCACCTGGGATTACTGCCGCGGTTACGCCGACGCGTCGCTGAACGAAGCCGCGTCGGAGTCCGACGGCTATCGCTGA
- a CDS encoding anti-sigma-D factor RsdA: MPDFGRWNANGGDPSLNEINRTDQFLDALASQQPVYSTDRGEAELAYLLAGWRDDVRETPMGSVLTTDEAAAALERATNPGRRRRLSLAVVGSAAAAVLCLGGFGAVIAGSGPGDALYGLRTVLFGEQTQARDDAVALAAQTEMQQVQRLIEQGDWQGAQAKLEAVTTTVATVGDDQRKAELVSQWQELTVKVEAQDPAATAPPGAPLPTFPSISVDPNTFTLPTEPPVSSSTDPAQSSTSPSSETSISGAPTTSPSETSPASTSTSAAAPSPTPTTAAPSPTPTTVSTAAPTPTSTSVVAQQSTTAAPSPTPRATPTPQPSPTPLPATTPSPVTTVPPPVQQAVPTTTTLIAIPVEPEVLVPVVPAVPVAPAPPGPPANPGPPAVPPGQAR; encoded by the coding sequence ATGCCTGACTTCGGACGATGGAATGCCAACGGCGGTGATCCCTCGCTGAACGAGATCAACCGCACCGACCAGTTCCTCGATGCGCTGGCGTCGCAGCAGCCCGTGTACTCGACCGATCGCGGTGAGGCCGAGCTGGCCTATCTGCTGGCCGGCTGGCGCGACGACGTGCGCGAGACGCCGATGGGCTCGGTGCTCACCACCGACGAGGCCGCCGCCGCGCTCGAGCGTGCGACCAACCCGGGCCGCCGACGACGATTGTCGCTGGCCGTGGTCGGTTCCGCGGCCGCCGCCGTGCTGTGCCTCGGCGGCTTCGGCGCGGTCATCGCCGGATCCGGACCCGGTGATGCGCTCTACGGTCTGCGCACGGTGCTCTTCGGCGAGCAAACCCAGGCCCGCGACGACGCGGTGGCGCTGGCCGCTCAGACCGAGATGCAGCAGGTGCAGCGACTCATCGAGCAGGGCGACTGGCAGGGCGCCCAGGCCAAGCTGGAAGCGGTGACGACCACGGTGGCGACGGTCGGCGACGATCAGCGCAAGGCTGAGCTCGTGTCCCAGTGGCAGGAGCTGACGGTCAAGGTCGAGGCCCAGGATCCGGCCGCGACGGCGCCCCCGGGAGCCCCGCTGCCCACGTTCCCGTCGATCAGCGTCGACCCGAACACGTTCACGCTCCCGACGGAACCGCCGGTGAGTTCGTCGACCGACCCGGCTCAGTCGTCGACGTCGCCGTCGTCGGAGACGTCCATCAGTGGCGCGCCCACGACGTCCCCGTCGGAGACGTCCCCGGCGTCGACGTCCACCTCGGCCGCCGCCCCGTCCCCGACACCGACCACGGCGGCACCGAGCCCGACGCCGACCACGGTGAGCACCGCGGCACCGACTCCGACGTCGACGTCGGTGGTGGCTCAGCAGTCGACGACCGCGGCGCCGTCGCCGACTCCGCGGGCGACGCCGACACCGCAACCGTCACCGACGCCGCTGCCGGCCACGACTCCGTCACCGGTGACCACGGTGCCCCCGCCGGTGCAGCAGGCGGTGCCGACCACGACGACGTTGATCGCGATTCCGGTGGAGCCGGAGGTCCTGGTGCCGGTCGTTCCCGCGGTGCCGGTCGCGCCCGCACCTCCGGGACCGCCGGCGAATCCGGGTCCGCCCGCAGTGCCGCCGGGACAGGCGCGCTGA
- a CDS encoding sigma-70 family RNA polymerase sigma factor — MTISGERLDAVVAEAIAGDRNALREVLEIIRPLVVRYCRARVGTAERSGLSADDVAQEVCLAAITALPRYKDQGRPFLAFVYGIAAHKVADAHRAAGRNKADPMDVVPERFSGEAGPEQKAIDSESSARMNALLQVLPEKQREILILRVVVGMSAEETAEAVGSTAGAVRVAQHRALSRLKAEIMATGRDHA, encoded by the coding sequence ATGACAATTTCGGGAGAACGTCTCGATGCTGTCGTCGCTGAAGCGATCGCCGGCGATCGGAACGCACTCCGGGAGGTGCTGGAGATCATCCGCCCCCTCGTCGTCCGGTACTGCCGGGCGCGGGTGGGAACCGCGGAGCGTAGCGGTCTCTCAGCTGATGACGTTGCTCAGGAGGTGTGCTTGGCTGCCATCACGGCGCTGCCGCGGTACAAGGATCAGGGACGACCGTTCCTGGCCTTCGTGTACGGCATTGCAGCGCACAAGGTTGCTGACGCGCATCGTGCCGCCGGGCGGAACAAGGCCGATCCGATGGATGTGGTGCCCGAGCGCTTCTCCGGTGAGGCCGGTCCCGAGCAGAAGGCGATCGACTCCGAATCGTCGGCCCGCATGAACGCCCTCCTGCAGGTGCTCCCCGAGAAGCAGCGCGAGATCCTGATTCTTCGGGTCGTCGTCGGGATGAGCGCTGAGGAGACCGCCGAGGCCGTCGGCAGCACCGCGGGTGCGGTGCGCGTGGCCCAGCACCGCGCACTGTCGCGGCTGAAGGCGGAGATCATGGCGACAGGACGTGACCATGCCTGA
- a CDS encoding WhiB family transcriptional regulator, which produces MPQPQQLPGPNADIWDWQMQGLCRGVDSSMFFHPDGERGRARAQREMRAKEMCRSCPVITQCRSHALAVGEPYGIWGGLSESERELLLKRGIRRSA; this is translated from the coding sequence GTGCCACAGCCGCAGCAGCTTCCCGGTCCGAACGCCGACATCTGGGATTGGCAGATGCAAGGCCTTTGCCGGGGTGTCGATTCCTCGATGTTCTTCCATCCCGACGGAGAGCGTGGCCGGGCCCGCGCCCAGCGGGAGATGCGTGCCAAGGAGATGTGCCGCAGTTGTCCCGTGATCACCCAGTGCCGCTCGCATGCGCTCGCGGTCGGTGAGCCCTACGGCATCTGGGGCGGTCTGAGCGAGTCTGAGCGCGAACTCCTGCTCAAGCGCGGGATCCGCCGCTCGGCCTGA
- a CDS encoding SDR family oxidoreductase — translation MRVAVAGATGNIGSRTAASLERDGHEVVRISRSLGVDLLTGAGLDDALQGVDAVVDATSAPPMDLEQTRAYFRSATTHLLEAEQGAGVRHHVLLSIVGIDRTEGGTDHYAGKRIQEELVQQGPIPWTIVPATQFHDFAALAASWTERDGAATIAPLLVQPIAPDDIGGVLAEVSVGAPQGRYVDVAGPETQDLVDMARRTHAVLGREVRLIPTWDGPLGEELAGNILLPGAGARIAPTTFEQWLASIRPSGGSRA, via the coding sequence ATGCGTGTCGCGGTCGCCGGAGCCACCGGCAACATCGGGTCCCGCACCGCGGCGTCGCTGGAACGCGACGGGCACGAGGTGGTGCGGATCAGTCGCTCGTTGGGGGTCGACCTGCTGACCGGCGCGGGTCTCGACGACGCGCTGCAGGGCGTCGACGCCGTCGTCGACGCGACGAGCGCGCCGCCGATGGATCTCGAGCAGACGCGCGCCTATTTCCGTTCCGCGACCACCCACCTCCTCGAAGCCGAGCAGGGCGCCGGGGTCCGGCATCATGTGCTGCTGTCCATCGTGGGCATCGACCGCACCGAGGGCGGCACCGACCACTACGCCGGCAAGCGGATTCAGGAAGAACTCGTGCAGCAGGGGCCGATCCCGTGGACCATTGTGCCCGCCACGCAGTTCCACGATTTCGCGGCGTTGGCTGCGAGCTGGACCGAGAGGGACGGCGCCGCCACCATCGCGCCGCTGCTCGTCCAGCCGATCGCCCCCGACGACATCGGCGGCGTCCTCGCCGAGGTGTCCGTCGGTGCGCCACAGGGCCGCTACGTCGACGTCGCGGGGCCCGAGACTCAGGATCTCGTCGACATGGCGCGGCGGACGCATGCCGTGCTCGGTCGCGAGGTCAGGTTGATCCCGACATGGGATGGTCCGTTGGGGGAGGAACTGGCCGGCAACATCCTGCTGCCCGGCGCCGGGGCGCGCATCGCGCCGACCACGTTCGAGCAGTGGCTGGCGTCGATCAGGCCGAGCGGCGGATCCCGCGCTTGA
- a CDS encoding SH3-like domain-containing protein: protein MSTAAERAAQLDLVARLKSAFPELPDAPPPDLLDSARIKAYLKPVHDVGGEPDAPMTYENKQYENWEELTYVMCEVLAWRGIWLSEERRRIGNVDVGRAEYLGLPYYGRWLLAVARVLVEKHHISLGELSERMAEVKDRYADGLGGRAPEAAPKSEGDGAAVKRNAHHRHAVGKGDPQVYAGQAGDPKFAVGDAVVVRDLPVVFYTRTPEYVRGATGRIATVAYESPAAEDETWDRPDARPEWFYVVEFNQSELWHGYTGTATDTLRTELPERWLAAV, encoded by the coding sequence GTGAGCACGGCCGCTGAACGCGCTGCCCAACTCGACCTCGTCGCCCGGTTGAAGTCGGCGTTCCCGGAACTACCCGACGCTCCCCCGCCCGATCTTCTCGATTCCGCGCGAATCAAGGCCTATCTCAAGCCCGTTCACGACGTCGGTGGTGAACCCGACGCGCCGATGACCTACGAGAACAAGCAGTACGAGAACTGGGAAGAGCTCACCTACGTCATGTGCGAGGTGCTCGCCTGGCGCGGCATCTGGCTCTCTGAGGAGCGTCGTCGCATCGGCAACGTCGACGTCGGCCGCGCCGAGTACCTGGGGCTGCCCTACTACGGCCGATGGCTGCTGGCGGTGGCCCGTGTCCTGGTCGAGAAGCACCACATCAGCCTGGGCGAACTCAGCGAGCGCATGGCGGAGGTCAAGGACCGCTACGCCGACGGGCTCGGCGGCCGGGCGCCCGAGGCCGCGCCGAAGTCCGAGGGCGACGGCGCCGCGGTGAAGCGCAACGCCCACCACCGGCACGCCGTCGGCAAGGGCGACCCTCAGGTGTACGCCGGGCAGGCGGGTGACCCGAAGTTCGCGGTCGGGGACGCCGTCGTCGTGCGCGACCTCCCCGTGGTGTTCTACACGCGCACCCCCGAGTACGTGCGCGGGGCGACCGGGCGCATCGCCACCGTGGCCTATGAGAGCCCCGCCGCCGAGGACGAGACATGGGACCGGCCCGACGCCCGCCCCGAATGGTTCTACGTCGTGGAGTTCAACCAGTCCGAGCTGTGGCACGGCTACACCGGCACCGCCACGGACACCCTGCGCACCGAGCTGCCCGAGCGCTGGCTCGCCGCCGTCTGA